From Chlamydiota bacterium, a single genomic window includes:
- a CDS encoding Extracellular serine protease, whose amino-acid sequence MLKNFAFALCTPIFVYSATVIDANDFNTKIGNLTTSIDFGNDIDLSGLTQIQLTPVNSNSDFTTASSNITIDGKGKKLWDSGNTHRGLFIHGGTGFTVTIKDLDIEDLAALNPSSGAGGGGPGLGGGLFINETATVILEDVTFSNCSATGGNGGSSVIGGGGGFMSNGGTTTSSRGGGGGGGLFGNGATSILGGTPGGGGGGALNPGLNTGVGGGDFAGANGGAVDTAGGNGGGGGGGSFPGENPGKSGGIGGGGGGGSENSSGSAGDGADNSSFDFGGGGGGGDAGPAATPGNGGDGGFAGGGGSSGFKSSGSVYETGGTGGFGGGGGQGSPAGTGGFGGGGATTSSSGGGAGFGGAIFIRKGGNLTIKTSSGFSSNSVQAGTGANAGNTLQALGKDIFMMSGSFITFNLSSDLTLLNPIKSDKAGITGTFTKKGAATLNLQGENTYTGTTTVEAGRLHIDGSIISDVTVNSGASLSGDLTIKSHSTMNGDLINHGTVSPGCNNIGTINIDGNYTQSATGILDINITPTINQSDKIFIDDLKNATLADGTTVQVLIGSGNYIKGTQYFVINGPTSFDNKKINIEKIGPFADKVEVKILPSASLILEVEDSVLFDTDCPLSENAQTVVNAILNMTITPSSQLATIIETMGLLDCEALETALNNMSAANYGNLEWITVSTDAQISSIFANHIYSLKCSKTPCGSCENTGVWINGIVDFNNVDSFDFLSGFDANTKGAVIGADRCWNSFYFGMGGGYTYTDFNLKNQAGFGHIHSGFGAVYGSFVSKHFVSNASVTAGGKFFNMHRKIAFLNIDETPHSTFDSPFVNTHLGLMAQGYFHDFRLEIFGNMDYHYLYIDPALETGSVLNLCVIKHYSHFLRGEVGTTLKGLFSYQNVCLVPFVGISVIQTGPLENTQYGASFENSCFYMDTFTSNKFQTLISPRCGLHIHTQSYIFSIGYVGEFNHYTKDHKIDGRFEWTF is encoded by the coding sequence ATGCTTAAAAATTTTGCATTTGCCTTGTGCACCCCCATTTTTGTTTATTCTGCAACGGTCATAGATGCAAATGATTTCAATACTAAGATTGGAAACCTGACAACGTCCATCGATTTTGGAAACGACATCGATCTTTCAGGTCTAACTCAAATCCAACTCACACCGGTTAATTCCAATTCCGATTTTACCACTGCATCTAGCAACATCACTATTGATGGCAAAGGAAAAAAACTGTGGGATAGTGGAAATACCCACCGCGGTTTATTTATTCATGGAGGTACTGGATTCACTGTTACAATTAAAGATCTTGATATTGAAGATTTGGCAGCCTTAAATCCAAGCAGTGGTGCTGGAGGCGGGGGACCTGGTTTAGGTGGTGGGCTTTTCATCAATGAAACAGCGACTGTGATTTTGGAAGATGTCACTTTTTCCAACTGCTCTGCTACAGGTGGAAATGGAGGCAGTAGTGTGATAGGCGGTGGTGGTGGATTTATGAGTAACGGTGGAACAACAACCAGTAGTCGTGGAGGAGGAGGAGGCGGTGGTCTTTTTGGAAATGGTGCAACCAGCATTTTGGGTGGCACGCCTGGTGGGGGCGGGGGCGGTGCTTTAAATCCTGGCTTAAATACTGGTGTTGGAGGAGGAGATTTTGCAGGAGCTAATGGTGGCGCTGTCGATACTGCTGGTGGAAATGGAGGTGGAGGCGGAGGCGGTAGCTTCCCAGGAGAAAATCCAGGAAAATCTGGTGGAATTGGAGGTGGAGGTGGGGGTGGTTCTGAAAATTCTAGTGGGTCTGCTGGAGATGGTGCTGATAATTCATCATTCGATTTTGGAGGAGGAGGTGGTGGTGGAGATGCAGGCCCTGCTGCAACACCTGGAAATGGTGGTGATGGTGGATTTGCTGGAGGCGGTGGAAGTTCTGGTTTTAAATCCAGTGGCAGCGTTTACGAAACTGGCGGAACTGGTGGATTTGGCGGTGGAGGAGGTCAAGGATCGCCTGCTGGAACTGGTGGATTTGGTGGTGGTGGTGCTACAACAAGTAGCTCTGGAGGAGGCGCTGGATTTGGCGGAGCGATTTTTATTCGAAAAGGTGGCAATTTAACCATCAAAACCTCTTCTGGTTTTTCATCAAATTCCGTACAAGCTGGAACAGGAGCTAATGCAGGAAATACATTACAAGCTTTAGGAAAAGATATCTTCATGATGTCAGGTAGTTTTATCACTTTTAATCTCTCCTCAGATCTCACACTATTGAATCCTATCAAAAGTGATAAGGCAGGAATTACAGGAACATTTACAAAAAAAGGCGCAGCTACACTGAATTTACAAGGAGAAAACACTTATACAGGCACAACAACCGTAGAAGCAGGTAGATTGCACATTGATGGTTCTATCATTTCCGATGTGACCGTGAATTCAGGCGCGAGTTTAAGCGGAGATTTAACAATCAAATCTCATTCGACAATGAATGGTGATCTTATCAACCACGGAACTGTTTCACCAGGGTGTAATAATATCGGTACGATCAATATTGATGGCAATTATACACAATCAGCAACAGGAATCTTAGATATCAATATTACACCCACAATTAATCAGTCTGACAAAATTTTTATCGATGATTTAAAAAATGCGACACTTGCCGATGGTACCACAGTTCAAGTACTCATTGGTTCTGGAAATTATATTAAAGGCACACAATATTTTGTTATTAATGGACCGACCTCATTTGACAACAAAAAAATCAATATTGAAAAAATAGGTCCTTTTGCTGACAAAGTGGAAGTTAAAATCCTTCCCTCCGCAAGTTTGATTTTGGAAGTTGAAGATAGCGTGCTTTTTGACACGGATTGTCCTCTTTCAGAAAATGCTCAAACGGTTGTCAATGCCATTTTAAATATGACTATTACCCCCAGCTCACAATTAGCAACCATTATCGAAACGATGGGACTTTTAGACTGCGAAGCGCTAGAAACCGCACTCAACAATATGTCGGCGGCAAATTATGGGAATTTGGAATGGATCACCGTGTCAACAGATGCGCAAATAAGCTCTATTTTCGCCAATCACATCTATTCACTTAAATGCTCTAAAACACCCTGTGGAAGCTGTGAAAATACGGGTGTATGGATCAATGGTATCGTGGATTTCAATAATGTCGATTCCTTCGATTTTTTAAGTGGATTTGATGCCAATACCAAGGGTGCCGTCATTGGTGCTGATCGATGCTGGAATTCTTTTTATTTTGGAATGGGTGGAGGTTACACGTACACAGATTTTAACTTGAAAAATCAGGCTGGGTTTGGACATATCCATAGTGGATTTGGTGCTGTTTATGGCAGCTTTGTTTCAAAACATTTTGTTTCTAATGCTTCTGTCACTGCCGGTGGAAAATTTTTCAATATGCACCGCAAAATTGCTTTTTTAAACATCGATGAAACGCCGCATTCTACTTTTGACTCTCCTTTTGTCAACACGCATCTAGGACTCATGGCTCAAGGTTATTTTCATGATTTTCGCCTAGAAATTTTTGGAAATATGGATTACCACTATTTATATATAGATCCTGCATTAGAAACAGGCTCTGTACTTAATCTCTGTGTCATAAAACACTATTCCCATTTTCTAAGAGGTGAAGTAGGAACTACTCTAAAAGGTTTATTTAGTTATCAAAACGTGTGCTTGGTACCCTTTGTAGGAATCAGTGTGATCCAAACAGGCCCCCTTGAAAACACCCAGTACGGTGCTTCATTTGAAAACTCTTGCTTTTACATGGATACCTTCACATCCAATAAGTTTCAAACACTCATCTCCCCAAGATGTGGATTACATATCCATACCCAATCCTACATCTTTTCCATAGGCTATGTGGGAGAATTTAATCACTATACAAAAGACCATAAAATCGATGGTCGTTTTGAGTGGACTTTTTAA